In Strigops habroptila isolate Jane chromosome 4, bStrHab1.2.pri, whole genome shotgun sequence, a single genomic region encodes these proteins:
- the SPINT1 gene encoding kunitz-type protease inhibitor 1, translating into MARGSPGPQFVLWVCLVLAVYGEGQEGKPFGETCLEDFRAGMPDLVLDTDASVQNGATFLSSPLVHGRRDCIRACCKERACNLALVEQDPDTEEDHIRGCFLLNCLYEQAFVCRFARKVGFLNFMRKEVYDSYQAMQDHRLNDDRPPIARTAKDMRVQPGEPVMLRGIESTDDRGIVSYEWKQVVGDPSVEMKKHEDDQVEISNLQPGIYVFQLTVTDTAQQQDFTNITIMVLNTEQTEEHCLAPKKVGWCRGSFPRWFYNSTLQQCEEFIFGGCKPNKNNYLREEECQLACKNVRGSIGGRQQPVCNGKCHPPFFKCKDGCCIDAYLECDETLDCADGSDEMYCEQYAREFNRLQKINVTHTQGHCVELPDAGQCTESIPRWYYNPFSEKCDPFTYGGCGGNKNNFEKEDECMKSCSGITKADVIGRRWESFEPQSSLLSAFEVVIAVLLGICIMVVLAIIGYFFLKKRKNSRRRQPATATNSTLSTTEDTERLFYSSATKPV; encoded by the exons ATGGCCAGAGGGAGCCCAGGTCCACAGTTTGTGCTCTGGGTTTGCTTGGTGCTGGCGGTCTAtggagaagggcaggagggaaaaccCTTCGGTGAAACGTGCCTGGAGGACTTTAGGGCAGGAATGCCGGATTTGGTGCTGGATACAGACGCCTCTGTCCAGAATGGAGCCACCTTCTTGTCGTCCCCCTTAGTCCATGGGAGGAGGGACTGCATAAGAGCCTGCTGTAAGGAGCGTGCTTGTAACCTGGCTCTTGTGGAGCAGGACCCAGACACGGAGGAAGACCACATCCGAGGCTGCTTTCTCCTCAACTGCCTCTACGAGCAGGCTTTCGTCTGCAGGTTTGCCAGGAAGGTCGGCTTCCTGAACTTCATGAGGAAGGAGGTGTATGATTCCTACCAGGCAATGCAGGATCACAGGTTGAATG atgaCCGTCCTCCAATAGCCCGCACTGCCAAGGACATGAGGGTACAGCCAGGGGAGCCAGTGATGCTGAGAGGCATAGAGAGCACGGATGACCGAGGGATAGTCAGCTATGAATGGAAACAGGTTGTCGGTGACCCCTCCGTGGAGATGAAG AAGCACGAAGATGATCAAGTAGAAATCTCCAACCTACAGCCAGGGATTTACGTCTTCCAGCTTACTGTCACAGACACTGCACAACAGCAAGACTTCACCAACATCACCATCATGGTGCTGAATACTGAGCAGACTGAAG AGCATTGTTTGGCTCCTAAGAAGGTGGGTTGGTGTCGGGGATCTTTTCCACGCTGGTTTTACAACTCAACCCTTCAGCAGTGTGAAGAGTTCATTTTTGGTGGCTGCAAGCCCAACAAGAATAACTATTTAAGGGAAGAGGAGTGTCAACTTGCCTGCAAGAATGTTAGAG GTTCTATTGGTGGGCGACAGCAGCCAG TGTGCAATGGGAAGTGTCACCCCCCATTCTTCAAATGCAAGGATGGCTGCTGCATTGATGCCTATCTGGAGTGTGATGAAACTCTCGACTGTGCTGATGGATCGGATGAGATGTATTGTGAACAAT ATGCTCGTGAGTTCAACAGACTGCAGAAAATCAATGTCACACATACGCAAG GTCACTGTGTGGAGTTGCCTGACGCTGGACAGTGCACTGAGAGCATCCCTCGCTGGTATTACAACCCATTCTCTGAGAAATGTGACCCCTTCACCTATGGGGGCTGTGGAGGCAACAAAAACAACTTTGAGAAAGAGGATGAGTGCATGAAATCGTGTTCAGGCATCACAA AAGCGGATGTCATTGGCCGGAGATGGGAGTCATTTGAGCCCCAAAGCAGTCTTTTAA GTGCCTTTGAGGTAGTGATTGCTGTGCTCCTCGGGATCTGCATCATGGTGGTCCTGGCTATCATCGGCTacttcttcctgaagaaaaggaagaacagccGCCGGCGTCAGCCAGCCACTGCTACCAACTCAACCCTCTCCACCACAGAGGACACTGAGCGTCTGTTTTACAGCAGTGCCACCAAACCAGTCTGA